The Rosa rugosa chromosome 3, drRosRugo1.1, whole genome shotgun sequence sequence aACTCGATGAgtaaattgattaaattgagaggacagggactaatatgaaattacccccaaacctcaggggggtaaactgaatttaatcctaaaccAAAAGAGGTAACCTTGTACTTAATACAATGCAGTTACTTAATAAAACGCAGAAAGAGGTAACCCTGTACTTTTATATGGTCTGTAAGTTCCAGTTTAGTAGATAcgaaagaaaaccctaaatccaataTCAATAATCAAACCTAAACCCAATTTCTTAATTACGAAATCTTAAATCAAATGTCAATAACAAACTTAGACCTAATTAATTTCTGAACCACTCATTTACGTACTTAATCCATTAATAGTGAGAAAACTCATTATGTGAAGGGAACATGTTTAAATATGCTTACCATTATTTGGTTCTGCCTCTCCATCGATTCTGAAATAGCTCCAATAGTTTATCATCACCAACTCATACCACCTTCAGAGATTTGCATTCTAACCTCTCCCTTTCTAAGATTCTAAAgcgtgagattttttttttttaggatgtTGAAGAGACCTGCATGAGACTTTTGGTTTGAATATAGgttgaaattttctgaatttgaaggacaaaaataacccttaaaaaatAGCATGTGAGGCGTCACGTGATCTTTTTTATCGGAAAAATTCACTggcggactaaagtgatagtcaGAGTTAAAAttaagtgactaaagtgaaattttataaacatgagtgaccaaagtgtcaatcaagcgAAAGTAGAATGACTAAAAGTGtattttttaagttttaaccaAATCAGTCATAACACGGGCGCCCAGGCCCTCTCAACCATTTCTGCATGCTCATATAGTCGATTTTTCTCAACcctaatttcaacaaaaaaaaataccagaTCTCTCTGAATCTGTCTAAAGTAGGGTTTCGAATCGTGATGGACGACGGCCTCATCTGCGATGACGATGACTTCGGTTACGATCCAGATATTTACTGCCTTGACACCTCGCTGCAAGCGTCCGATTCGTATCATGTGGACATCAATCCAGAAGTTATCTGCAATGGtaccttcctcttcctcttcctgttGCTTCGttggaattgagaaattatctGCTATATATACTCTTATATAATTTATGCCTTTTGATCCGTGCTCTAGTGATCTTACATAGCACTTGTGTATTTTGTTTGAAGGAATGAGCTGCATTAGCAATTAACATCCTATCTTTAGCACACCCTGATGGATGGCTGTAACTTTAGAAGCCGGGGGGCCCTgtgccaaaaacaaaaacattgaTCGGCATCCGTTGCATTGTTTGCTCTTTGTGCAGATGATGCTGCTTAGGAAAAAGAGGTGGTACCAGCTTTTGCTGAACTTGGCTTTATATGCACATGGACCGGCGTATGTGTTCTTACACCAACAACCAAAAGGactttttttgtgtgtgtgtgtggggttGGGACTATGAACATGactctctcttcttattttGGGGCAGGATAATAAGATGGGATTTTCGATCGATCCAAAACTAGGGCCGCTTGAGGACACGAGTGTCTTCTTCAGGGCTGTGAATGCTTTAAATGCTTTTGCATCTGGTTTTCCTGCACATTGGGTAATGACAGCAGATCTTTTGcgttgttttctttttcctttgttcTTTCCGCACACTTATTTCTCTCCTTCACTGCAACAGCATGTAAATAAATACTTGTCCTAGGACAAACATTAAGCGCACATGCACATAATTTTATGTCAAACAATTACATTAGTGGAAAGCTTAATCAGTTTATGGcttcacttttttcttttttctttttcttttgatgaTTGCAGGCACTGAAACCACTGTCGGGCGATATGGAGTTCGATTCCTACGTGCTGACACCCACGGGTGGGATGACTGAGGTCGGCATTGCATAATACTTTTCCAGTTTCTTTGTGGAATTTTattaaacaaaatcaaatttatTGAACTCATATTCAAAGTCTTCTCATATATTTTATGTTGAGAGGCAGTTTGATTTTAGGAATGTGGTGTTGTTTGTAATGCTtctgttctttctttttttgtaagTGTTTGTAATGCTTCTGTTCGAAGCTAAACAAGCAatagtgtttttattttttctatttttttaatattattattttatgcAGGAGCTCACTCTTCTAATTTTTCCTTTCTGTGCAGGAACAATTCGTTGAACGGTACACCATTTTTAAAGGCCTATATCAACATCATCCTGTGAGTAATCTTGCTTTCTGATATTGctgccatatatatatgtatatatatcttgGCAAGTACTGTTAGCAGTTCTAATTTTTCACAACTTAATGGGTATGCAGGAGCTTCAGGCGTTGCCCTGTTTTATTAGGTTTTATGATGTAAGTAATCTTATTGTTGTTGCTATTATTCCACCTTTGTTTTTCTCATCTTCCTACTTGTGAATTATGACTTTAACTTGATTTTTAATGAGCAGGAACCTGATATTTATCTTGTGGCAAGTAAACTATTAATTTTTCTATTGGGAGATTCTTGGGGGAATTCATTAATTGCGGTGGTGATTTTGAAAGCCTGGCCAAGGAGTTGTTGGAAGAGCATGAAAGACTAAAGGATCGCCCACTTCCATATGATGATACGATGGAGACTGGCAAAGCACCAAGTGGTGAACTGGGCACATGTAATCTCAGCACCTGATGAACTCCACTTTTATAAATCTATGTTCAGGATCTTTTTTACATTTCCAGTTGTAGCATTTTGGATTGAAAACATTTTAGTTTATCTTTATCCTTCCAGACCGTCTTTTAAACTATTAAGTTTCAGTTTCTTATTGCTGTCTTCTGAATAAGATTCTATGTTTTGAATTTCAGTCCAACTTCATTTCACATTTTGAAGGCAGAGCACCATTTCAATTTATAAAGAAATTATCAGTAAATATCAATAATTGATATATTGATGAGTTCCCGTTGGTGAAGGCTTAGAAACCAACGGAATCCAAATGTAAGATGACATGAAGTCTCACTGTAGCAAAACTAATTTCCTACAAACCcttgcaaaaaaaaattgttattaaCAAAGccctcataaaaaaaaaagagagagaaaattgtaATTGGGAgcatatttacataaattaaAAGGACCTACTAGACAACAGTTGAATATGTGACAGGTTGAGCAGCAGATTCAGTTGTTTTCTCTGTCTTCTTCTCTTCAAGCGACGGCATTTCAGTTGTTTCTATCTCATCATCACTTTCTTCATCATCACTTTCTTCGTCATATCTATCCACGCTGTCCATGAAAATTGCTGCAATGGTGTAGAAACAAAGATTTCAAAGGTATTTATATCAACAGGGGAGGGTCCAAAATTGTCAACTTCATTAAACTCAGAGAAGCTGATCAGCATAATCCTCTTGGGCAAGGAAAAGAAAGCAAGAGTAGTCGTAACAATACCTCTACCCTCTGTAAAGTGCTATATTTTTTTGGGAATGCTCAAACTAAATTGCTATTTTCTCAGAAATCATAGAATTTAAATTATGTTCCTTAATTATTAACAGAGTAACTAACAAGAAGTTACTAACTGAGTAACTAACAAGAAGTTACCTGTAAACCATATGGCCGCTGCAGGAATCAAAACGGATGTTAGAATAAGAGCAGTTGACCTCCAATTCTGGATGTGATCCTGCATAGTCAAAACCAAATCTAAGCAACTATACACACACTTGACTAGAATGTGAAGCTCATGATTGCTTTCATCGTACCATTTGAAGGCAAAAAATGGGTCTTTTCTATGTAAGGCAGGTGAATTTCCTTACAAAAATTTTATCATTCATTGACTCCTATAGGGGTTTTATAGGAGCACTGAAGAATACACTTTAGGATATCACATTTGGCAGTtgccaaaaaataataataataaaggaTATCCCATTTGACTTCTGGCCCAAAAGTCAATTATAGAACACTGCTCAAACCAGGAAACGGAATATAGAGAACTATAAATACCCTCATGGCAAGTTACTTATGATTTAGCATTAACAACGCCCACACTTCTCCTCAAATATGTCAACTGGAATTTCAACTGAATACCAGCTTCACCAATTGTAAGGCATGGacaataacaaattacattcaaattttcaaaagcatgataatgaaaatagtAATGCAAACCTGGACAACTCCAACAAGAGGTGAGGAAGGCACATCTCCAAATATGTGAATTGCAACAGTAGAAATGGCCATAGATAGTGGCCTCAAACTAGGTTTAACACAATGGAGACAAACAAAATTTACAGGACCCTGTGAAGGGAAACATGGAAATTGCAAGAGTAAGTATTCCAAAGATGTTTTTTACTGCTAAGCACAGTGTATTAATGGTAACTAGCTATTTTCAGATTTAAACCATAAGAGAAATTTGAAATGCATGCACTAGCAAGATAGGTGAATTGAACAAACCCACCAAATAAGAAGTGGGTCACTTATTTGATTGGATTTGTACCTGAGTTGCAAAGAGAAGTAGTTGCCCAACTGCAAAAAGAGCTAGGAAACCATACATGTTCTTCAAGCAAAAGGCACCAAAGCATAATATTGCCCCAAAAAGCGTTGCTGTTGAAAGAAGCTGCAACAAAATAGAAGTCTAGTATTTAGAGtgtgaaaagagagaagaaaaataataagaaaataaatagttaatttaattattaAAGCAAATAATGCATGACAGTGTCCTCTGGATTGACATCAGAGAGAAACATTATTTCCATCAAAATCTAAGGACCTCATCCCAACTTCCTGATGAAAGCTGCACTGCTACTCTTGCTGAGAAGTGCATAACATGAAGAAAGGCACCAATGATCATTTTTCCTATTAAAATACAATCGCATGCCAACCACATTTGTTGATATCTAGTTCAAAACCTGTGAAATTCTGAGGCATCTGATGAGTTTCTAATTCATATCCAATAAAATTCCtagcacccaaaaaaaaaaatagaaaacagaATTTGTTTTCCACTCCTAAAAGATTGTATTGCATCTCTAAACGTGCTTCCCAAAAGGACTATTAATGTTTCTAAACTAATAGACGGCATCAGAACACAAGAAAAAAGAATGCAAATTAACAAAATCCAAAAGCACACAATGAAGTAGCTCAGTCTTCCATGTACGGTcgtgaagagaaaaagaaataatgcATGGAGCTTGGAAGGCATTCTAGATCCTTCCTAATAAAAGTACAAGAATACCTACCTTGAAAGAATTGGACATAGTGTTAGACATGAAATCCAGAAGAAAGCCTCCTGCTAGTGTTCCCAATATTCCGCACACAATTGTAATACCTCCAAAAATCATATCTGCATTAGTCtgtcaaacaccatgaaaaaCAAACCATGATTATGAAAAGAACAGGAAAATATTGAACGAGTTATTAAATAAAATGCAGTTTCTTACCATATGATAGATATTATAACCAGCCTTAGGCCCCCAATATGAGTACGAACCAATTACAAAGTTGTATGCTACATAACCTAAGAATGAAAATTAACAGTACAGGAGAAAATTAGTAGTAGACAAAGATCACTAAATTATTATATCTCGTCTTCTCAAAACAGACATTGCATGAGTTGCCATGAAAAATAGCTAGTTTACAGAGAAACCACAATGAACCAAAGAAATCACATACGAAAGATGGTAGGTAAAGCAAGGGGAGGAGAGGAAAGTAAACGTACCAAGAACATTAACAACATAAACCTTATCGACCAAAAGATCCTTCATATCTTTCATAAACCTTGAAAGATGAttctttatttttgttgcaATTTTTGGCCTGCCATAAAATAAGAATCTAAGCATCAAATGGATGTCATGTTActaaaaacaataaataaatatttatgatTGTAATTACTGCTAGAGAATTATGAAAGGGATTTATACAAAGCAAACTGCAACATGGAGGAATAAAGATAACATGGGAAGGAAGTTATAAGAAAACAACAGTTTGGCCTGTTTTGTTTGTAACGTGAAGGGATAGGAGTCTGAAGAATTTTTCAGTTCTTTCATTTGGGCATGGGTTACTTAAACATAAAGGAAAAGAATAATATAAACAGAACTTTCTGATAAGGAAGACTAAAGCCTTTTacaattcaaaaacaaaccatGATACAATGACAGAGGCGTCACCTTCCGAGACTAAAGCCTCGGTCCTTTCCCGACCGTCTTGCATGGAAGCGGGCCTCAGAAACACACTTTTAAAACATTGGTTCTGTCTCCTTTGGTAAAAGTGCTTCTTTAAGAATTTGTGTCCTGTACTCATGTGGTCGTATAGAGAGATGTTTTATTTGAGCTTCTAATTTTCAGGTTGTGGATTCCTTACCCACTCATTTTACATAGTTTGTTGTTTTTTAAAATCTTCTTTCTCCTCCcccaccccaaaaaaaaaaaaaaatatatatatatatatatatatatatatatatatatatatataagaagttATCAACTGAATCAAAAACACTTGTCTCCAAACAAAAGGGGGTAGGCTGTTCAATGTTTTACTTGTAAAAGGAGACCAATCAAATCTACAATGTCAACAACGGTTGCTCATTTGTAAACAAACATaaagcaaagaaaagaaattgtcTTGTTCAGAAACAGAAACACAACACAGAACATTGATAGTGTTGGAAACCTACATTTGGTTCACATTTACATGGGTAATTAATTCTGACAGCCATGTATTGGTAAAAGACAAAGTTTCTATTAATACACATGGATATACAATAATTTTCTCCATATATATAAGCTTAAGGATGAATGACTCACTTGGAAGGTTTGTGTATGGTAGAATTTGTTACATCTTCCTTCATTGAAACTGCCCTATCCTTCGGGTTCAAAGCACCTGAATCCGTAGATTGGGTTTCAAAACAAAATTAGCAATAGCCAAAGAAGAATCTATCTAAGGAAATATAACCAACAGAACAGAACGCTTCACTATCCTGATAAGAACAATAGGAGCTACAAAAAGTATAGTCAATAGTTATTGGTCAAGGAAGAGAATCAAAGACGAAGAAATTAATGAAAGATTCGAACATTAAAGATAAATGTTTTCCACCCTTTCAATCATACAAGTTTGTGCTGGTAATAATTTATATTCCTTAAAGCATTGTCCAATGACTTGAGAATAGCatctttcatttctttccatatCATGGTACTAGAGTTTAGTCCGCCAATTGACCTTCAAACTGCTACCCAAAAACTCAAGGAATGTGAAAAGATTTTAAACATGAAGCAATATTCTTACACAATCAACAACATTGAGCTGTATCATGGAGAACATATTAGATGGACCGATTCAAATCTTAGTATCAAGAGAATTGATGAATGATGAAAGATGTCATATAAGAATAAAAGATCTTACGAAATCCTACGGAATTATTGACGAATGCTTCACATATTACATAGTTTCTTGGAGATAATCCTACTAATTATAAGCTCTTCAGAAAAGGTAAATTGTGCTATGTGCAGATAAATCACAACTCACAAGTATCAGTACCTTGAACTTCTGAGACAGCCGTCTCCTGCACAGTCAATGCTTCATTTGATTCATCATGCTTAAAACCTGTAAGAAAAAATTGGTTAGTGATGATCGCCAAAAAGTTGCTGATCATAATGAATCAACGCATAAAAGTACACCTTTCATCCGCAAAGGCTTCATAACAAATCCTAGAATAGCAAATGGAAGCATCAGAATTCCCTCCCCCCAAAATGCAGCACGCCAACTGAGAGTAGTTCCCACCTATACATTAAAGTAACAGACAACCATAAATTAATTAGAGGTTAAAAATGTAATAAAAATGGGAAACAATTGAGGAACTTTATACAGAGCAGATACAATTGTACAAGAATATTTTCAAACGTGCATGCTTTCGTGATCTAACAATTTTCAGTTCATAAATCATGAAGCAATTGGGTATATAAACTTACCAAGCCTCCGTAAACATAACCAAGTGCATATCCAGATGGTATGCACATGTAGAATGTTGAAAGCCATAGAGTTTTCTGAGATAAAAGACACAATCAGTTAACAGAAAACTTCAAGAAGAATAAATAAGACAAAAACAAAGAGGAGGCtacattatcaatatatctAAGAGAACATACATGATAAGAAGAGGGAAGGAGGGGAGAGGGGAGAGGGGAGAGGATGGAGGCATGGCAGGTAGTGAATAAAATCTACAACTTAAACATATATCCGAAATCTAATAATAGTTCAGAAAAAGCCAACAATCCTACCAAATGAACCCAAGATGACTGCAACAATTAGCAGTACAACTACTAATTTAATCCAAGTATGTTCTATAATATACTTCTAATGGAATTAAGAGTCATTGGATATGCCACTACCATACTATAAGAACATCAAGTTGAAAATATATCTAAAATATCTAAAACAAATTGACACACAAGCAGCCACCAAATTACAGTGCCCTGAGCAATTTTTGTGTGCCAAGAATATCCCAGATTCAAGGCTGAAACCACCGATCTttttgtttcaacaaaaacctTTGAAAAGCCATATTATGGGACCTGATCTGACACGACACCGTGGCCTCAAGTTGAAGAATTTCAAAGTTTAACCTTTTCACAAACATTGGAGCTTATCCAGCTGTTTATGAAACTTCTCTTGTAGCATTTCTAGAACACTTAGCACCCAttctaaaaatatatatatatatatatatatatatatatatatatatcaaaaatcaaaaattaaaagttGAGAACTTGCTCAAAAACTGTGTGGTACATAGCATggcattttaacaaaaaatgtGTAATTGCAAGCTAGTGATGAACCTATTCTCTTTCCATTTTTGCAACTGATGCACCTGTTTATTTTCCCTACAAAAACCCTGCTTCAATGGGAAAAGATAATGATTACTGGAGCATCACAATACAGAGAACTGAACAATACAAAAATCACTCATAAGCCCTCCATTCTCTAGGCCGAAATGGCAACTGAGCTTGCAGCTTTATGCAGAGCTAAATTTAGCCATTTGTTGGAATCTTATAGATTGCTATTTTCTATAGCTCAGCCATACTCCATCCAGACCTCATTCAAATGTTGTAAGAACATTCTGAAAAGTTAGCTTTATTACAAACTTTTATCTTGTACCTTTAGATTGCTTCATACTCTGGCTGGTAATCCTCCATCGATTAAAACAACTGACAGTTATGGTACCGACTTAAAGAATGGAAACCGCCCATCACCCTAGATCTAAGATATACATCTAACCCCATCTCCAAAGACCTCCTCTATTCAGAAGCAATGAGGAGCAGTAATTGTCAACACCAGTGAGACACCATTACAAGCAGAGAAGCCCAACAAGAACAAAACCAAAACAGCATCACAAGAGACTATAAGGCACGGCAGATTCTCAGCTTAACAGAATAGTAAAAGAAGAGCTCACGTGAAAATTATAAGGTCAAGCATTGTCCAATTAATTGTTGCTGACATGAAACTGATCATGAGACTGTTTTGTTCAGAATATCTGTAGCTTATGACCGATTAGATTCTATTTTAGTCTTCATAACTATATCCCACCATCTTTGTTACAGAAAGACAACCTAATATGCTGCAGAACTTTAAGGCTTATGTATAGCATTCTAAAAGACAAAAAGTTAAAAGTTTAGTAAATGAAGCCAAGCCCAACACTAGACAAAACTTGTTCTGATCAGAGAGGGAGCAAAAGCCACAGATGTCAAGATATCCAAATAAAATAGAGAAGTTGCGAAATCCTAGAGCATATACTCACTGCCTTAGCGTCATCATATTTTTAACAGAAATGATGGTCTAAATAGTAATACCGTAATTACCTCAGGTCAAACAAATGCAAAAGAATAGGTataaacagaaacaaaagaTCCAATACCTGAGCAGCTGGGGCATTATCATCAATGAACGGAGCTGCAAGACTAATAAACGAAGCCTCACCAACACCAACTAGCCTTTAAAGAACATAACTTGGATTAATACaggcaaaaccaaccaaaatagCATATCAACAAGAAGAAGCTAGGCCACGGGTGTATTGAGAAAACAAGAAGGATCAAGTCACTTACATGCGGCAGATTAAGATAGACAAGAAGTTGAATGAAAAACCACAACCAGTTACAGCAAAAGTCCAAATTGACAATCCAACTCCAATGAGCTTAAATGGATTTACACTGCAAAatttgataatatatatatgagaaataaaaaagaaatactTCATTCTCTAGTTCATTACGTACATTTATATGAATACAGTAAGCTCCCGTTCTTTAAAGAAAGAATTTCATGCATACTTTTCGATGAATTTGCAATACTTGTCTACAACTAATACTCCGTTCAATACACTGAGATCTCATCTTTAAAATTATGCACTACCATGGCAGTTCAATGCAACAGGTCACTGTTACCTCTTTGCTAGTGCTGCAAAAATTGGAGAAGCCACCAGAAGTCCAACCATAAAAGCTGACGATAGACATCCAACTGAAAAATTGTTCAGTAAAAAATGCCCcctaca is a genomic window containing:
- the LOC133738830 gene encoding probable sphingolipid transporter spinster homolog 2 isoform X3, with amino-acid sequence MANPQHEEEESKSVVSIASTSLRKSRKSKRPSWFTPKRLLLIFCLINLVNYVDRGAISSNGVNGNLPICRNGKCKPATGIQGHFLLNNFSVGCLSSAFMVGLLVASPIFAALAKSVNPFKLIGVGLSIWTFAVTGCGFSFNFLSILICRMLVGVGEASFISLAAPFIDDNAPAAQKTLWLSTFYMCIPSGYALGYVYGGLVGTTLSWRAAFWGEGILMLPFAILGFVMKPLRMKGFKHDESNEALTVQETAVSEVQDSGALNPKDRAVSMKEDVTNSTIHKPSKPKIATKIKNHLSRFMKDMKDLLVDKVYVVNVLGYVAYNFVIGSYSYWGPKAGYNIYHMTNADMIFGGITIVCGILGTLAGGFLLDFMSNTMSNSFKLLSTATLFGAILCFGAFCLKNMYGFLALFAVGQLLLFATQGPVNFVCLHCVKPSLRPLSMAISTVAIHIFGDVPSSPLVGVVQDHIQNWRSTALILTSVLIPAAAIWFTAIFMDSVDRYDEESDDEESDDEIETTEMPSLEEKKTEKTTESAAQPVTYSTVV
- the LOC133738830 gene encoding probable sphingolipid transporter spinster homolog 2 isoform X4, which gives rise to MANPQHEEEESKSVVSIASTSLRKSRKSKRPSWFTPKRLLLIFCLINLVNYVDRGAISSNGVNGNLPICRNGKCKPATGIQGHFLLNNFSVGCLSSAFMVGLLVASPIFAALAKSVNPFKLIGVGLSIWTFAVTGCGFSFNFLSILICRMLVGVGEASFISLAAPFIDDNAPAAQKTLWLSTFYMCIPSGYALGYVYGGLVGTTLSWRAAFWGEGILMLPFAILGFVMKPLRMKGFKHDESNEALTVQETAVSEVQGALNPKDRAVSMKEDVTNSTIHKPSKPKIATKIKNHLSRFMKDMKDLLVDKVYVVNVLGYVAYNFVIGSYSYWGPKAGYNIYHMTNADMIFGGITIVCGILGTLAGGFLLDFMSNTMSNSFKLLSTATLFGAILCFGAFCLKNMYGFLALFAVGQLLLFATQGPVNFVCLHCVKPSLRPLSMAISTVAIHIFGDVPSSPLVGVVQDHIQNWRSTALILTSVLIPAAAIWFTAIFMDSVDRYDEESDDEESDDEIETTEMPSLEEKKTEKTTESAAQPVTYSTVV
- the LOC133738830 gene encoding probable sphingolipid transporter spinster homolog 2 isoform X2, with amino-acid sequence MANPQHEEEESKSVVSIASTSLRKSRKSKRPSWFTPKRLLLIFCLINLVNYVDRGAISSNGVNGNLPICRNGKCKPATGIQGHFLLNNFSVGCLSSAFMVGLLVASPIFAALAKSVNPFKLIGVGLSIWTFAVTGCGFSFNFLSILICRMLVGVGEASFISLAAPFIDDNAPAAQKTLWLSTFYMCIPSGYALGYVYGGLVGTTLSWRAAFWGEGILMLPFAILGFVMKPLRMKGFKHDESNEALTVQETAVSEVQGTDTCALNPKDRAVSMKEDVTNSTIHKPSKPKIATKIKNHLSRFMKDMKDLLVDKVYVVNVLGYVAYNFVIGSYSYWGPKAGYNIYHMTNADMIFGGITIVCGILGTLAGGFLLDFMSNTMSNSFKLLSTATLFGAILCFGAFCLKNMYGFLALFAVGQLLLFATQGPVNFVCLHCVKPSLRPLSMAISTVAIHIFGDVPSSPLVGVVQDHIQNWRSTALILTSVLIPAAAIWFTAIFMDSVDRYDEESDDEESDDEIETTEMPSLEEKKTEKTTESAAQPVTYSTVV
- the LOC133738832 gene encoding uncharacterized protein LOC133738832; the protein is MGFSIDPKLGPLEDTSVFFRAVNALNAFASGFPAHWALKPLSGDMEFDSYVLTPTGGMTEEQFVERYTIFKGLYQHHPELQALPCFIRFYDEPDIYLVASKLLIFLLGDSWGNSLIAVVILKAWPRSCWKSMKD